The Christiangramia forsetii KT0803 DNA segment GTTCCAACCTGGTATCAATTTCTTCTACTGGCCTTTCTAGAACCAGAGTATCAAATTTAGGATCTCTATATGCCTCTTTATCCAGGTTTATTCCCCATGGATACATTTTAGAATTGAAAATGACTTTCCATGAGTTTTCCATAGGGATAGTCCATAAAGAATATTTTCCTGCATTCAGAATACTTCCGTCTACTAGAATATCCTTATTTGTTTCAAAAGTGGTAGCTTCATTTGCTCCTGTTCTCCAGACTTTATTATAGGGAACAAGTTTTCCGAAGATCGCTCTATCCTTTTTATAAGGTCTGTTATAAAATACTTCTAACTTGAGCCCATCCTGTTCATAGGTCACTGTATCTTCAGGACTGTGTGCTTTTGTAGTATATCGAATAATAAAAAATATTATCAACGAAAGAAAAACTATCGCACCGCCAATCTTTAGTATAAGGCCAGTATTTCTACTCATGGGTTTTTAAAATAAGCTTTTCAAAAGTTTATCAATAACTAGTTAGTATGCTAATTATTGCTATTAAATGTATGAATATCAAATGAATTTGAAATTTTTTTCGGAATTTTTGCAACACGTGACTTTTAGTCTCGTCTTTAAAATGAACTAACCTATTAAAAACCAATTAAATTGATACAGCATAAGTTAATAGATGCGTGTAAGCAGAATAGCCGCAGGGCTCAGTTGCAGCTGTACAACAAGTATTGTGACGGGATGTATTATGTGGCATTACGATTTATGAGAGATACGATGGAGGCTGAAGATGCCATGCAGGAAGCTTTTATAAAAGCTTTTGAAAAATTACATCAGTTTAACGGAGAGGTCACTTTTGGAGCCTGGCTTAAACGAATCGTTATTAATAAATGTCTGGACAAGCTGAAGGCAAAAAAGCTGGAACTCGTCGCCATTAACGAGCAAATGTTGGGAACAGTTGAAGATGAAGAAAACTGGCAGATTGAAGATGGAGTGAGCGTAGAGGAGGTAAAGAAGAAAATAGAAAATCTCCCTGAAAAATATAAATATCCTTTAATGCTATATCTGGTAGAAGGTTATGATCATGAAGAAATTAGTGAAATTTTGAATATCACCCAGGTAGCTTCCAGAACACTGGTGCATAGAGGAAAAAAGAAATTACAGGACGAACTTAAAACATTGAGCAATGGGACAGGATATTAGAGAGATGTTTCGAAACGAGGAGCAGTTGGAGAATGAAAAGCTTAGAAAAGGCCATCAAAACAGGTTTGAGGCCAGGCTTGAAAAAGAGCTTCCGGTTAAGAAAAAGAATAGTTACAGACATTTCTTTCAGATTGCAGCCATGTTGGTGGTAGCTTTAGGGATAGGTGCTTTTTTCTTTTTCAATAATGGAAAGGATCCTATACAGAATGATAATCAGATTGTCGAAACTCCGGCTGAAGAGCCTGTAAATGATGAAAAAGTTGAAAACACCAACTACAGGTTAAGTGATGTTTCTCCTGAATTTAAAAAGATAGAAGATTATTATATGGCGAGTGTACATATTCAGCTGGCCAAACTGGATATGACTCCGGATAACAAAGAACTTATAGATGCATTTATGAAGAAGCTGGAAACCCTGAGTGAAGAATATATAGCATTAAATGCTGAAATTCAGGAAACCGGTTTAAATGAGGAAACCGTTGAGGCGATGATCGCGAACTTACAGCTAAGACTGGATCTCCTTAAAAAATTAAAAACAAAGTTGAACGAAATCAAACAATCAAAAGACAACAGATATGAGAACTATCAAGCTTAAATACGTGATACTGTCACTGCTTTTTATCACTGTGGGAAGTTTTGCTCAAACAAAAAAACTGAGCAAAAACTATAAGACTTCTCAAGATGTTAATGTAGAACTTGACTCCCGTCACACCAATATCATCATCGAAAACTGGGACAGGAACGAGGTGCAAATTGAAGCCTATCTTGAAGGAGATACCGGTGACAGGGAAATGACTGAAAAATTGCTGAATTCCTGGAAACTGGAAACTTCTGACTCTAATGGAAGAGTGAAGATCAAATCTGGCGGCGGTTCCAATTGGACTATGGATATGGGAGAGATAGATTTAGCGATGTCTCATTTACAACCCGCATTAGAAGAATTACCGGATATGCTTGGTCCTTTAATGGAAAATCTGGTGGGTCCTATCCTGACTAATATTGCTGAAAATCCGCTTCCCCCCGGATTTGCTGAAGATATGAAAGGAATGAAATTCGATTATGACGCTTACAAAAAGGATGGTGATAAATACCTGGAGAAATGGGAAGCAGATTTCGAGAAGAAATTCGGGAAGGAATATGAAGTCAAAATGGAAAAGTGGGC contains these protein-coding regions:
- a CDS encoding DUF2911 domain-containing protein — protein: MSRNTGLILKIGGAIVFLSLIIFFIIRYTTKAHSPEDTVTYEQDGLKLEVFYNRPYKKDRAIFGKLVPYNKVWRTGANEATTFETNKDILVDGSILNAGKYSLWTIPMENSWKVIFNSKMYPWGINLDKEAYRDPKFDTLVLERPVEEIDTRLEQFTILFEQNGEFVNLVLAWDNTSVSTPLKQKEAPAGTSYIQ
- a CDS encoding RNA polymerase sigma factor; its protein translation is MIQHKLIDACKQNSRRAQLQLYNKYCDGMYYVALRFMRDTMEAEDAMQEAFIKAFEKLHQFNGEVTFGAWLKRIVINKCLDKLKAKKLELVAINEQMLGTVEDEENWQIEDGVSVEEVKKKIENLPEKYKYPLMLYLVEGYDHEEISEILNITQVASRTLVHRGKKKLQDELKTLSNGTGY